A genomic window from Methanobrevibacter sp. includes:
- a CDS encoding carboxymuconolactone decarboxylase family protein, whose amino-acid sequence MKGEVYYGKGIRELEGENPDLYELVTDLNETVWNGKVLDYKTQKLIAIGITASRADPRATKKQIRSAIEVLGVTKEEIVDVLRVVLLTSGMPAFSKALQILNSVVAAIEEEKQE is encoded by the coding sequence ATGAAAGGTGAAGTATATTATGGAAAAGGAATCAGAGAACTTGAAGGCGAAAATCCAGATTTATATGAACTTGTAACTGATTTAAACGAAACTGTTTGGAATGGAAAAGTTTTAGACTATAAAACCCAAAAATTAATTGCAATTGGTATTACTGCTTCCCGTGCAGATCCTAGAGCTACTAAAAAACAAATTAGGAGTGCTATTGAAGTACTTGGAGTTACCAAAGAAGAAATTGTTGATGTTTTAAGAGTTGTTTTATTAACTTCAGGAATGCCTGCATTTTCCAAAGCACTTCAAATTTTAAACAGTGTTGTAGCAGCTATTGAAGAAGAAAAACAAGAATAA